One window of the Niallia circulans genome contains the following:
- a CDS encoding methyl-accepting chemotaxis protein has translation MKIKYQLAIIFFILIISLLGIGGFSNMSLQSLIANSKELTEAKEIQRLVTHLQYRIAGISNDERAFLLTGNKEYSDGINEKESDIHDTLKTMETLSNYYEYKEDIQTFQSSLQTYLATSDKVPGAYAEDPSAAKKLHFGDLRTLRKEVLDPAVNELVEHINQDVIQIEEQNQKNNKMTKTVLIVIITVAALLSIVLGFLLLKSILRPLNKINNQLQSIASGEGDLTQRVNVNGKNEFGQLAHSFNTFVDSLQIMIKSVGQTSKNVAQASDELASSMEQSTVAVEQVADAVQTIAENGNKQDSLTQNSLIEVNNSMKNIKHMAHTANEVANESLLIKEKAKEGELALTEMQMQMEAIHASVDLAGDGLKSLVLSTNEINEVLASIQDISNQTNLLALNASIEAARAGEHGKGFAIVAEEVRKLSEMTGTSVNQIHDLISSIHDHSSTTEKNMSFVKENVDSGTKLSDTTNEHIKEILNRVESIADHIKKMAETTQEITAEVQEVQDSVEEIAQTSRETLERTESVAAATEEQTASFQEITSSSMALSKMAEELQELVHRFKI, from the coding sequence ATGAAAATAAAATATCAATTGGCAATCATTTTCTTCATTTTAATTATTTCTTTGTTGGGGATTGGCGGATTTAGCAATATGAGTCTGCAGTCGCTAATTGCAAATAGTAAAGAACTGACAGAGGCAAAAGAAATTCAGCGTCTTGTTACTCATTTGCAATATCGTATTGCCGGAATTTCTAATGACGAGCGTGCCTTTCTTCTTACTGGAAATAAAGAATATAGTGACGGAATCAATGAGAAAGAATCAGACATTCATGATACTTTGAAAACAATGGAGACTTTATCTAATTATTATGAGTATAAAGAAGATATCCAAACGTTTCAATCCAGTCTACAAACATACTTAGCCACAAGTGACAAAGTGCCTGGTGCTTATGCCGAAGATCCATCTGCTGCAAAAAAACTCCATTTTGGGGATTTACGGACATTAAGGAAAGAAGTTTTAGATCCAGCAGTCAATGAATTAGTGGAACATATTAATCAAGATGTTATTCAGATAGAAGAACAAAATCAAAAAAATAATAAAATGACAAAAACGGTATTAATCGTAATTATCACCGTGGCAGCACTATTGAGCATTGTATTAGGTTTTCTGTTATTAAAGTCTATTTTACGACCATTAAATAAAATTAATAATCAACTTCAAAGTATTGCTTCTGGAGAAGGGGACTTAACACAGCGAGTAAATGTGAATGGGAAAAACGAATTTGGCCAATTAGCACATTCGTTTAACACATTCGTTGATTCTCTTCAAATAATGATAAAAAGTGTAGGGCAGACGTCTAAAAATGTTGCACAAGCTTCCGATGAATTAGCTTCCAGTATGGAACAATCGACTGTAGCGGTAGAGCAAGTGGCGGATGCTGTTCAAACCATTGCAGAGAATGGAAATAAGCAAGATTCACTTACCCAAAACAGTTTAATAGAAGTTAATAATTCCATGAAAAATATTAAGCATATGGCCCATACTGCCAACGAAGTTGCAAATGAATCCCTGCTAATTAAAGAAAAAGCAAAAGAAGGAGAATTGGCATTGACTGAAATGCAAATGCAGATGGAGGCCATTCATGCATCTGTTGATTTAGCAGGAGACGGATTGAAATCACTTGTTTTAAGTACAAATGAAATTAATGAGGTACTTGCAAGTATTCAAGATATATCTAATCAAACTAATCTGCTAGCATTGAATGCATCCATTGAAGCAGCAAGAGCAGGTGAACATGGAAAAGGATTTGCAATTGTAGCAGAAGAAGTTCGAAAGCTGTCCGAAATGACAGGTACTTCTGTAAATCAAATACACGATCTGATAAGCTCTATTCATGATCATTCTAGTACGACAGAAAAAAATATGTCTTTTGTAAAAGAAAATGTAGATAGTGGTACGAAATTATCTGATACTACAAATGAACATATCAAGGAAATCCTAAATCGAGTTGAATCCATCGCAGACCATATTAAAAAGATGGCAGAAACAACGCAAGAAATCACGGCAGAAGTACAAGAGGTGCAAGATTCAGTGGAAGAAATAGCCCAAACTTCTCGTGAGACATTGGAAAGAACTGAAAGTGTTGCAGCAGCAACAGAAGAACAAACTGCCTCATTCCAAGAAATAACAAGCTCAAGCATGGCATTATCCAAAATGGCAGAGGAGCTTCAGGAATTAGTGCACCGATTTAAAATCTAA
- a CDS encoding PadR family transcriptional regulator encodes MNVQFKKGVLELCVLVLLDKKDRYGYELVQKISNQIEISEGSVYPLLRRLTKEEYFTTYLQESTEGPSRKYYKLTDKGRTYLNELITEWNEFSNGVNQLIKEGVNND; translated from the coding sequence ATGAATGTACAGTTTAAAAAGGGTGTCTTAGAGTTATGTGTACTTGTTCTTTTAGATAAAAAGGACCGCTATGGCTATGAACTCGTTCAGAAGATATCCAATCAAATTGAAATTTCAGAGGGCTCTGTTTATCCCCTCTTAAGAAGATTAACAAAAGAAGAATATTTTACAACTTATTTACAAGAGTCAACAGAAGGTCCTTCGCGTAAATACTACAAGTTAACCGATAAAGGAAGAACCTATCTTAATGAACTTATTACGGAATGGAATGAATTTTCTAATGGTGTCAATCAATTAATAAAAGAAGGTGTAAATAATGACTAA
- a CDS encoding ketose-bisphosphate aldolase: MLLNMKQLLEVAQKHQFAVGAFNVADSNFLRVVVEEAESNNSPAIIAVHPTELDFVKDDFFSYVLTRIKNSHVPFVLHLDHGGNMADIMRAIHVGFSSVMIDGSLLSLEENIQLTKQIVEVSHSLGVSVEGELGTIGNTGTSVEGGVSEVIYTRPEDAQEFVEKTGVDTLAIAIGTCHGIYPKDMEPKLRMDILKEIKETVDIPLVLHGGSANPDEEIAEAVQIGIQKVNISSDYKYAFYKKCREILAETELWDPNAIYPACIEAAKEIVKYKMNLFQSIGKAEIYREENVTAWRREWL, translated from the coding sequence ATGTTATTAAATATGAAGCAGTTATTAGAAGTAGCACAAAAACATCAATTTGCCGTTGGAGCATTCAATGTAGCAGATAGTAATTTTTTGAGAGTAGTAGTTGAAGAGGCAGAAAGCAATAATTCTCCTGCGATAATTGCAGTACATCCAACTGAATTAGATTTTGTCAAAGATGATTTTTTCTCTTATGTATTAACAAGAATTAAAAATAGCCATGTCCCATTTGTTCTGCATTTAGATCATGGCGGAAATATGGCTGATATTATGCGGGCGATTCATGTAGGCTTTAGTTCCGTCATGATTGATGGCTCCTTGCTTTCTTTAGAAGAAAATATTCAGTTAACGAAACAAATAGTAGAAGTGAGCCATTCACTGGGAGTATCAGTGGAAGGAGAATTAGGAACAATTGGAAATACAGGTACCTCAGTAGAGGGCGGGGTATCGGAGGTAATTTATACGAGACCTGAAGACGCCCAAGAATTTGTAGAGAAAACAGGGGTAGATACACTGGCGATTGCAATCGGTACTTGTCACGGTATTTATCCTAAAGATATGGAGCCAAAGTTGAGAATGGATATTTTAAAAGAAATTAAAGAAACGGTCGACATTCCTCTTGTATTGCATGGCGGCTCAGCTAATCCAGATGAAGAAATTGCAGAGGCTGTTCAGATTGGTATTCAAAAAGTGAATATCTCATCAGATTATAAGTACGCATTTTATAAAAAATGCCGTGAGATTTTAGCTGAAACAGAGCTTTGGGATCCTAACGCAATATATCCAGCCTGCATTGAGGCAGCTAAAGAAATAGTAAAATATAAAATGAATTTATTTCAATCCATTGGAAAAGCTGAAATTTACAGAGAAGAAAATGTGACGGCATGGCGTAGAGAATGGTTATAA
- a CDS encoding DUF4097 family beta strand repeat-containing protein has protein sequence MISLKKLMVIGLVLVLIGGIGAFLTFRDNSLDIHEEKIFKENNITGIEVDSNNAGIEIIPTAEKETKVVLQGKGSSETKGSFTAKVVGEKLVVNWNEKQISFFQMNFIDESLTLKILVPVKEYKSLRINNDNGKIDLADLMVEQVQAESNNGRIHLQNIQSNSIKVTSDNGRVSLDHVSGSVKGETNNGRISMKTATLDQAIQLETDNGSIEIVTEKEPTNVTFDVQVDNGSINILDKYKGSTVIGNGENKVKLKTNNGKIRVGN, from the coding sequence ATGATTAGTCTAAAAAAATTAATGGTCATTGGACTTGTTCTTGTTCTAATTGGCGGCATAGGGGCATTCCTAACATTCCGCGATAACAGTCTAGATATTCATGAAGAGAAAATATTTAAAGAAAATAATATAACTGGAATTGAAGTAGATTCCAATAATGCAGGGATTGAAATTATTCCCACAGCAGAAAAGGAAACAAAGGTTGTGTTGCAAGGAAAAGGTTCCTCTGAAACGAAGGGAAGTTTTACTGCCAAGGTAGTTGGGGAAAAACTTGTTGTAAATTGGAATGAAAAACAAATTAGCTTTTTTCAGATGAATTTTATAGATGAATCACTTACGTTAAAAATTCTTGTACCTGTGAAGGAATATAAATCTCTCCGCATAAATAATGATAATGGAAAGATTGATTTAGCGGACCTAATGGTTGAGCAAGTACAAGCAGAAAGTAATAATGGTCGTATCCATCTCCAAAATATTCAATCTAATAGTATAAAAGTAACCTCTGACAATGGCAGAGTATCGCTGGATCATGTAAGCGGAAGCGTGAAAGGAGAAACAAATAATGGGAGAATTTCGATGAAGACTGCCACATTAGATCAGGCGATACAGCTGGAAACAGATAATGGCAGTATCGAGATAGTGACAGAGAAGGAACCAACAAATGTCACGTTCGATGTTCAAGTTGATAACGGCAGCATCAATATTTTAGATAAATACAAAGGAAGTACCGTGATTGGAAACGGAGAAAATAAAGTAAAGCTGAAAACAAATAATGGGAAAATTAGGGTAGGAAATTAA
- a CDS encoding HAAS signaling domain-containing protein, translated as MTKEQFLKQLQAGLKKLPQEERKDIIHDYEEHFFIGKEDGKTEEEIAKSLGSPQQITKELIASYHLEKVEKNRTTGNILRAVWAVIGLGFFNLVIVLGPFVTIAALILSGWIVGVSFILSPLLVLVDSVFHPGSFAFFKLFMTILLVGLGIFLVIAMYYITRISSKGFINYLKFNAKLVKGGQKHD; from the coding sequence ATGACTAAAGAGCAATTTTTAAAACAGCTCCAAGCTGGATTAAAAAAGCTTCCGCAAGAGGAACGAAAAGATATCATCCATGATTATGAAGAACATTTTTTTATAGGCAAAGAAGATGGAAAAACGGAGGAAGAAATAGCCAAGTCTTTAGGATCTCCTCAGCAAATTACCAAAGAATTAATAGCTTCCTATCACCTTGAAAAGGTGGAGAAAAACAGAACAACGGGAAATATTCTACGAGCAGTATGGGCAGTTATTGGTTTAGGATTCTTTAATTTGGTTATTGTACTTGGACCGTTTGTTACCATAGCAGCCCTTATTCTATCTGGGTGGATAGTTGGTGTGTCTTTTATACTCTCCCCACTACTTGTTCTTGTTGACAGTGTTTTTCATCCAGGTAGTTTTGCGTTTTTTAAATTATTTATGACTATTTTGCTAGTGGGATTAGGAATTTTTCTTGTAATTGCCATGTATTACATTACAAGAATTTCTTCAAAAGGCTTCATCAATTATTTGAAATTTAATGCAAAATTAGTGAAGGGAGGCCAAAAGCATGATTAG